One region of Cetobacterium somerae ATCC BAA-474 genomic DNA includes:
- a CDS encoding plasmid mobilization protein → MKKLTVRLDEDDYNLLVEQCKILECTQNQFFRELLRKSLATDIEEYNTTLKEIFKTLKIASNNLNQIAKKSHYSNDVEAIKKELNELWQSLKE, encoded by the coding sequence ATGAAAAAATTAACAGTAAGACTTGATGAAGATGATTACAATTTATTAGTAGAACAATGCAAAATTTTGGAATGTACCCAAAACCAATTTTTTAGAGAACTTTTAAGAAAAAGTTTAGCTACAGATATTGAAGAATATAACACAACATTAAAGGAGATTTTTAAGACTCTAAAAATAGCTTCAAATAACCTTAACCAAATAGCTAAAAAAAGTCATTATTCTAATGATGTAGAAGCTATAAAAAAGGAGCTGAATGAGCTATGGCAATCCTTAAAGGAATAG
- a CDS encoding SEC-C metal-binding domain-containing protein yields MERNALCWCQSGKKYKKCHLDEDINGIHYKILFNKYVEPKELKIINSLKK; encoded by the coding sequence ATGGAGCGAAATGCTCTTTGCTGGTGTCAAAGTGGAAAAAAATATAAAAAATGCCATTTAGATGAAGATATAAATGGTATTCACTATAAAATTTTATTTAATAAATATGTTGAGCCGAAAGAATTAAAAATAATAAATAGCTTAAAAAAATAA
- a CDS encoding PBECR4 domain-containing protein, whose amino-acid sequence MLRKIILEYEKHLKGKKFKITLETGEIIEFQIAKKRLKHLLGFQYTSYSTFPAELIYSKIKNRKLTLEKLQKDKKFKIVETRIINFTRIIDLLSLNETDFIIEFNKTLIQNCELKSKYIIYKDNSNHILHLGLAEDNTYYPETWFIRDERTNNIDLYIKNQKKIKVIKFEIITIN is encoded by the coding sequence ATGCTAAGAAAAATTATATTGGAATATGAAAAACATCTAAAGGGAAAAAAATTTAAAATAACATTAGAAACTGGTGAAATAATTGAGTTCCAAATAGCTAAAAAAAGATTAAAGCATTTATTAGGATTCCAATATACAAGTTATTCAACATTCCCAGCAGAACTTATTTATTCAAAAATTAAAAATAGAAAATTAACTTTAGAAAAATTACAAAAAGATAAAAAGTTCAAAATTGTAGAAACAAGAATAATTAATTTTACAAGAATAATAGATTTATTATCGTTAAACGAAACAGATTTTATTATCGAGTTTAACAAAACTTTAATTCAAAATTGTGAGCTAAAATCAAAATATATAATTTACAAAGACAATTCTAATCATATTTTACACTTGGGATTAGCTGAAGATAATACTTATTATCCTGAAACATGGTTTATAAGAGATGAACGAACAAATAATATTGATCTATATATAAAAAATCAAAAAAAAATAAAAGTTATAAAATTTGAAATTATAACAATAAATTAA
- a CDS encoding relaxase/mobilization nuclease domain-containing protein produces the protein MAILKGIGNPSSKSGGAKSTLEYVGKKAALTKGIYCSNDWKEAFNDFQNTKEFYNKETGRQYLHYVQSFKEGEVTPEEALELTEKFCNKVIKDNEVFLAVHTDQKHTHCHVIVNSVSYVDGHKFQCSRNDLEKWKEISNEINKDHGLEIPQKTTEQGKIIAWKKEQYMALKKSLKNKEVPNDSLNLVNSILEISKCCQNKNEFIEKMDSNGYQVDWQDHKKNITFTVSENILTGKKNKFRLNTLGKTFNHEILSKEGLENEFSKTREQYERPELSRVNTGKQPIERTANELSEHQQEAGFRTKVDDRAIQQNGIITRESFRESFGLRRVNTLDDKRHERESKRLAEESERELKSRNEQQQRSSNKIKRKINDRGFDITD, from the coding sequence ATGGCAATCCTTAAAGGAATAGGTAATCCAAGTTCAAAAAGTGGTGGAGCTAAATCTACTTTAGAATATGTGGGAAAAAAAGCAGCTTTAACAAAAGGAATTTATTGTTCTAATGATTGGAAAGAAGCCTTTAATGATTTTCAAAATACTAAAGAGTTTTATAATAAAGAAACTGGTCGCCAATATCTTCATTATGTCCAATCTTTTAAAGAGGGAGAAGTTACTCCTGAAGAAGCTCTTGAACTTACAGAAAAATTTTGTAATAAAGTTATAAAAGATAACGAGGTTTTTTTAGCAGTTCATACAGATCAAAAACATACCCATTGTCATGTGATTGTTAATTCAGTTTCTTATGTTGACGGACATAAATTCCAATGCTCAAGAAATGATTTAGAAAAATGGAAAGAAATTTCTAATGAAATTAATAAAGATCATGGATTAGAAATACCTCAAAAAACAACTGAACAAGGTAAAATTATTGCTTGGAAAAAAGAACAATATATGGCTCTAAAAAAATCTTTAAAAAATAAAGAGGTCCCAAACGATAGTTTAAATCTTGTTAATTCAATTTTAGAAATATCAAAGTGCTGCCAAAATAAAAATGAGTTTATTGAAAAAATGGATTCAAATGGTTATCAAGTAGATTGGCAAGATCATAAAAAAAATATTACTTTCACAGTTTCAGAAAATATTTTAACTGGAAAGAAAAATAAGTTTAGATTAAATACTTTAGGTAAAACTTTTAATCATGAAATATTGAGTAAGGAGGGGTTGGAAAATGAATTTTCTAAAACAAGAGAGCAATATGAAAGACCAGAGTTATCAAGAGTTAATACAGGAAAACAACCAATTGAAAGAACTGCTAATGAACTATCAGAACACCAACAGGAAGCAGGATTTAGAACTAAAGTTGATGATAGAGCAATACAACAAAATGGAATCATCACTAGAGAAAGCTTTAGAGAAAGTTTTGGACTTAGAAGAGTCAATACCCTTGATGATAAAAGACATGAAAGAGAGTCAAAGCGATTGGCTGAAGAAAGTGAACGAGAACTTAAATCAAGAAATGAACAACAACAAAGAAGTTCTAATAAAATCAAACGAAAAATTAATGACAGAGGCTTCGACATTACTGACTAA